In one Candidatus Eisenbacteria bacterium genomic region, the following are encoded:
- a CDS encoding DUF885 domain-containing protein, whose product MFLSNRVRLGLATLTLSCSASLALAATPSAPPPSAKAAAPAQPAWCLKSNQNAQVLLDVMARFGPEGAARLGIPGYDEAISDLSAGYEERVDAATATAAAELRKRLEAETDPPVRQDLDILIKAADRQLKGSELDRKHNQPYFSASALVFQGLRALLDDQVSAERRQAALVRLRRYAGQEKGYTPISELMTARMRERMKENLRKPFKDEVEKDLTNSARYIDGIGQLFAKYKIKGYEKNYAKLKTQLAAFDAFVKAEVLPTARTDFRQPSELYAFSLEQLGVDMPIEELQSRAKTSFQETQRAMQALAPLVAKEKGWNVTDYRDVIKELKKSQLTGDAILAHYLKRSKEVEEIIRRESIVTVPAREMEIKLASEAESAAIPAPNMRPPRMIGNTGERGTFVLPLRIPGAPGEKEKQFDDFTHEAASWTLCAHEGRPGHELQFASVVERGVSLARALFAFNSVNVEGWGLYAEAEMVPYEPLEGQLIALQNRLMRNARAFLDPGLQLGTVTRDEAYRVLREDVCLSDAMATQEVERYLFMAPGQATSYFVGYSRLLEIRQDAQRALGPRFDRKRFNDFVLAQGLVPPSLLRKAVTEEFVPSLSQQTSTN is encoded by the coding sequence GTGTTTCTCTCGAATCGAGTCCGCCTCGGACTCGCGACTCTGACGCTGTCATGCTCCGCGAGCCTCGCGCTCGCGGCGACGCCGTCGGCGCCGCCACCGTCCGCGAAAGCCGCCGCGCCGGCCCAGCCCGCGTGGTGTCTCAAGAGCAACCAGAACGCGCAGGTGCTGCTCGACGTGATGGCCAGGTTCGGTCCCGAAGGCGCGGCCCGTCTCGGCATCCCCGGCTACGACGAAGCGATCTCCGATCTCAGCGCCGGCTACGAGGAGCGCGTCGACGCCGCCACGGCCACGGCCGCTGCCGAGCTCCGCAAGCGTCTCGAGGCCGAGACCGATCCCCCGGTGCGCCAGGATCTCGACATCCTGATCAAGGCCGCCGACCGGCAGCTCAAGGGCAGCGAGCTCGATCGCAAGCACAACCAGCCCTACTTCAGCGCGAGTGCTCTGGTGTTCCAGGGCCTGCGCGCCCTGCTCGACGACCAGGTGTCGGCGGAACGCCGCCAGGCGGCGCTGGTCCGGCTTCGTCGCTACGCCGGACAGGAGAAGGGATACACGCCGATCAGCGAGCTCATGACGGCGCGGATGCGCGAGCGGATGAAGGAGAACCTGCGCAAGCCGTTCAAGGACGAGGTCGAGAAGGACCTGACCAACAGCGCTCGCTACATCGACGGCATCGGCCAGCTCTTCGCCAAGTACAAGATCAAAGGGTACGAGAAGAACTACGCGAAGCTGAAGACTCAGCTCGCGGCGTTCGACGCGTTCGTGAAGGCCGAGGTGCTGCCGACGGCGCGCACCGACTTTCGTCAGCCTTCCGAGCTCTATGCGTTCTCTTTGGAGCAGCTCGGCGTCGACATGCCGATCGAGGAGCTGCAGAGCCGGGCCAAGACGTCGTTCCAGGAGACGCAGCGCGCGATGCAGGCTCTGGCGCCGCTGGTGGCGAAGGAGAAGGGCTGGAACGTCACCGACTATCGCGACGTGATCAAGGAGCTCAAGAAGTCGCAGCTCACCGGAGACGCCATCCTGGCCCACTACCTGAAGCGCAGCAAGGAAGTGGAGGAGATCATCCGCCGCGAGTCGATCGTCACCGTTCCGGCGCGCGAGATGGAGATCAAGCTGGCGAGCGAGGCCGAGAGCGCGGCGATCCCGGCGCCCAACATGCGGCCGCCGCGGATGATCGGCAACACCGGTGAGCGCGGCACCTTCGTGCTGCCGCTGCGCATCCCTGGCGCCCCGGGTGAGAAGGAAAAGCAATTCGACGACTTCACCCACGAAGCCGCCTCGTGGACCTTGTGCGCGCACGAAGGCCGGCCCGGGCACGAGCTGCAGTTCGCGTCGGTGGTGGAGCGCGGCGTGTCACTGGCGCGCGCCCTCTTCGCGTTCAACAGCGTGAACGTCGAGGGATGGGGACTTTACGCCGAGGCCGAGATGGTCCCCTACGAGCCGCTCGAGGGCCAGCTCATCGCTCTGCAGAACCGGCTCATGCGCAACGCACGCGCGTTCCTCGATCCTGGACTGCAGCTCGGCACCGTGACCCGCGACGAAGCCTACCGGGTGCTGCGCGAGGATGTCTGCCTGTCCGATGCCATGGCGACCCAGGAGGTCGAGCGCTACCTGTTCATGGCGCCGGGACAGGCGACGTCCTATTTCGTGGGCTACTCGCGTCTGCTCGAGATCCGGCAAGACGCGCAGCGGGCCCTGGGCCCGCGCTTCGATCGCAAGCGCTTCAACGATTTCGTGCTGGCTCAAGGCCTGGTGCCGCCGTCCCTGCTGCGCAAGGCGGTGACCGAGGAGTTCGTGCCCTCGCTCAGCCAGCAGACCTCGACGAACTAA
- the rsmA gene encoding 16S rRNA (adenine(1518)-N(6)/adenine(1519)-N(6))-dimethyltransferase RsmA: MALATRGLSPRKRFGQNFLVRSDLAERIAEQARVRPDDVVVEIGPGAGALTPYLAARAARVIAIEMDDGLVELLREELDAIPGLELMHADFLEVDLAEIAAAQRTERLAVVGNIPYNITTPILERLFEQRHVVRSAVLLVQKEYAERLAAPAGSPAYGALTLFARYHAVLEPLMTLKASAFWPRPEVDSMLVRFMMRERPPVDVESVEMLFRIIRGSFQMRRKQLFNTLEATLELPKEKIERLARHARVDPRRRGETLTLDEFAKLANAAMDYDVAEG; the protein is encoded by the coding sequence ATGGCGCTCGCCACCCGCGGCCTCAGTCCCCGCAAGCGCTTCGGGCAGAACTTCCTGGTGCGGTCGGACCTGGCCGAGCGCATCGCCGAGCAGGCGCGGGTGCGCCCCGACGACGTGGTGGTCGAGATCGGCCCCGGCGCCGGCGCGCTGACCCCTTACCTCGCCGCGCGCGCCGCCCGCGTGATCGCGATCGAGATGGACGACGGCCTGGTCGAGCTGCTGCGCGAGGAGCTGGATGCGATCCCGGGTCTCGAGTTGATGCACGCCGATTTCCTCGAGGTCGACCTCGCGGAGATCGCCGCCGCCCAGCGCACCGAGCGGCTGGCGGTGGTTGGAAACATTCCCTACAACATCACCACCCCGATCCTCGAACGCTTGTTCGAGCAGCGCCATGTGGTGCGCAGCGCCGTCCTCCTGGTGCAGAAGGAATACGCCGAGCGCCTCGCCGCGCCCGCGGGAAGCCCGGCGTACGGAGCGCTCACGCTCTTCGCTCGCTACCACGCGGTGCTCGAGCCGCTCATGACCTTGAAGGCCTCCGCCTTCTGGCCGCGTCCCGAAGTCGACAGCATGCTCGTGCGCTTCATGATGCGGGAGCGTCCGCCCGTGGATGTCGAGAGCGTGGAGATGCTGTTCCGGATCATCCGCGGCTCGTTCCAGATGCGCCGCAAGCAGCTCTTCAACACGCTGGAGGCGACGCTCGAGCTGCCCAAGGAGAAGATCGAGCGCCTGGCGCGGCATGCCCGCGTGGATCCGCGGCGCCGCGGCGAGACTCTGACGCTGGACGAGTTCGCCAAGCTCGCCAACGCCGCGATGGACTACGACGTGGCCGAGGGATGA